Below is a genomic region from Bacillus mycoides.
AAGTGAATGTTTAATTAGAGAGGAGAAAAATATGCAATTAACTACAGAAAAAAAGTCATTTTGGTTACAGGGAATTAGTATTGAAAAAAGAAATAAAGCATTAAAGTTAGTTCGTGATATAGCAGAGCAATTAAAGGATCCGATGTATGTAGAAAAAATTGTTATGGAGCCTGATAATATACCAAATGGAGGAACACTTCATCCATGGGACCCCATTACTTTATCCCATGGTTATCCAGGTACTATAATGTTATTTGCAGAATTAGATCGACAGTTTCCAAAAGAGGGATGGGATCTTATTGCACATAGTCACTTGGTAGAAATACAAAAGGCAATAGAAAAACAAGGTGTGAATAGTATTTCTATGTTTGGCGGTGTTTCTGGTATTGCGTATGCGACATCGTATGCTTCGCGTAACTATGAAAGATATCATATATTTTTACAAAAGTTAAATGAATTTGTACTTTCGCAGTTACATCTTGTATTGAACTACGGGAAAGAAGAATGTGGTGTTCATCCATTTATGTACGATACAATCCAAGGTGCTACTGGAGTAGGGCGTTATTTACTGCAAAATATTCAACTTGAATCAAATTTGGAAGCACTCAAACAAATTCTCAATTGTTTTATTAATATGTCTAATGACATTGAGGTGAATGGAGAAGTTCTACCTGGTTGGTACGTACCGTACACCAATCAGTTTTTGGAAACAGATAAGATACTATTTCCGGATGGGAATTTCAATTGCGGCCATGCTCATGGAATGCCTGGCCCACTTTCCTTGATGGCGTTGGCTATCGAACAAGGAATTGAAGTTCCTGGACAAAAGCAAGCGATTCGTAAAATGATAGATTGGCTAATAAAATGGCAAGATGAAGGTTCGTGGCCTGCGAGGCTTAGTTTTAAAGAAGTGGTCAATGACCAATCATACCACGTGTATCCGAAGCGAAAAGGCTGGTGCTATGGAAATCCAGGAGTAGCAAGAGCTCTCTATCTGGCTGGGAGATCCTTGAAGGATCAGAAGGCCATGAAAATTGCATTAAGTTCTTATCAAGATACACTTTTGCAAAGTGAGGAAGAATGGGATTTATCTTCTCCAACATTTTGTCATGGAAGAGCGGGATTATTACAAATGTCTATTAGGATGGCAAAAGATGAAGATGGGGAAATATCGATGCAATCCATTACAAAATTAATAGATTATGTAATGGATGCATATGATCCTCAAGCACCATTTGGCTTTAAAGACTTACAATCCAATGAGCAGACTTCAAACGAGCTAAACAAGGTAGGACTATTGGAAGGTGTAAGTGGTGTACTTTTAACATTATTAAGTCTAAGCGCAGTAGAGGAACCATGGTGGGACGGAGTATTTCTAATTTCCTAATCAAGAATTGAGAGGATGTTACAGTATGAACCAAATGAATCAATTGCTTAATTCTAAGAAAATATTAGTAGGAGTAAGCGGCTCTATTGCAGTAGCTGGAATTTTTCAATATTTAGCTATATTGAAAGCGAATTTTAGTGAAGTAAAGGTTATCATGACAAAAAGTGCAATAAAACTTATCCCTGCAGAAACCGTGAAATTATATTGTAATGAGGTATTTATCGATGAGGAACTTACCCTAAGTGGTAAACCAGGTCATGTGGAATTGGCTAGATGGGCAGACTTACTAATGGTATTACCAGCTACAGGAAATACTATTTCAAAAGTAGCTCATGGTTTAGCTGATGATTTATTAAGTACAGTCATTCTTGCTCATGATAAACCAGTTCTCTTTTTTCCTAATATGAACAAATTAATGTGGGAGAAAAAAGTAGTTCAGAATAATGTTAAACTTTTAAAAGAATATGATCATATAGTGATTCCGCCTTTGAAAACAACAGCTTTTGAAATTGCGACTATGTCTTTGAAACCGAACTATGTTTTACCTAATAATCAAGAAGTATTGCATATACTCTTTAAGGAATTTGAGAAAAGAAAGTCAGTAACTGTACATGAAACGGTTGAAATGCACTAAAACTCACATTTTTGTGAGTTTTTTTCTTTTCTTTATTCTTTTCTTTATTTTTTTTCTTTTCTTTATTTTTTTTTAATATTTGTCTTCTATATTAGTCCATAAGGAGGGATTTTATATGAATAATGAAATAGTTTTAGAAGCAAATCACTTAACAAAAACTGTAGGTGGCAAGACAATAGTAAATGATTTTTCAACTAAAATATATAAAGGAGATATTTGTGGTTTTCTGGGGCCGAATGGGGCAGGAAAAACAACTGTTATGCGTATGTTTACAGGATTAATTCGCCCGACAAAAGGAGTCATAAAAATAAGTGGTCAAGATGTAAATCAAAATAGACAACAGGCTTTGATGAATATGGGCGCAATTATCGAATCACCAATATTCTTCCCGTATATGACGGGTAGAAAAATGCTACAAAATTTAGCGAGATTATACCCTGCTCTTTCTCGAAAAGAACAATTGGAACAAGTAGAAGCAATACTATCTATTGTAAGGTTAACTGACGATGCAGATGTGAAAATTAAAAATTATTCATTAGGAATGAGACAGCGACTCGGGATTGCACAAGCTCTTCTAGGTGATCCAGATGTTATTTTATTAGATGAGCCAGCCAATGGTCTGGATCCTATGGGCATGAGAGAGCTAAGGGAATTAATTCTTGAACTTCGTGAAAAGAAAAATTTAACCTTTTTTATTTCAAGCCATTTACTAGATGAAATTCAGCAAATGTGTGACCGCCTTGTCATAATTAGAAATGGAAAGCTTATCACCCAAGGAAGGAAAGAAGAGTTAATTACAGATCCAACAAAAAGGTTGGAAGATGTGTTTGTGGAGATGATGACATCATGAGGGGGCTTTTTATTTCTGAATTTGAAAGGCTTTGGACGCAAAAAATAACTTGGATAATCTTGTTTTTCTTACCTTTAATGGTAGTTGCGTCAGTTAAATATTATCTAAACTGGAATCAACATACTTCTCCTGGAAGACCAGATTACGTTACTGCTTTAAATTTTCCTATAATAAGTATTTCTGAGCATCTTGTGGTTTCGTTTAATATTATCGCTATAATACTGATTTCTACTGTTATAGCGCATGAAGTAGAAAATGGACAATTAAGAATGATTTTGATTCGTCCATTTTCTACCTCACAACTTTTTGTAGCTAAGCTTGCTACTATATTAACTACCATGTTCCTATATTTAACTTTGTTTTGGATTTTTAATTCCATAGCAGGCTATTTATTCTTTCCAAAAGTAGATACATTAATAACATTTATAGATGAAACCAAGGTTTCTATTGCAGGGGCGATACTATATAACTTAAAGTATTTCTTTGCATGTTTCATTACTATGATTTGTATTGTTTCTGTATTTACATTAATAGGGGCGTTAAGTAGAAGTACGATGATCACTCTTGGATCAGGGGTGGCCTTTATTTTCTTTGCTATTGCAATTCCACAGATTTTAGAATTCTCTAGCCAAACGATAATTAGCGCTAATACTGTACTACATCTTATGTACATGTCAATCGTTAAAATTCAGCATACAGGTATAGCATTTCTACTTTCATCAAGTAATAGTATAAACATTTACATTGTTATAGTGGAAGCGATTTATATTTTCTTATTTGGAATGTTCGCATACTTGTCATTTGTGAAAAGAGATTATTTTATTTGAAAACTAGGAGGGAGTTCAATTGAAAGCATTAGTTATAAGTGAATGGGAACGACTATGGAATCAGAAAAAAAGTAAATGGATGTTGGGGATTTTTACTGTTATTGTTTTTCTTCAAGCTTGGTTTTTGAAGTACTATGGGGTTGGGATTTATAATGATGGGCAACAAGTGCCACTAAATTCTTGGAATTTTTCATGGTTTTTATTAAAGGAATCTTCTTTCTTAATTACTTTGATTTTCATGCCTGTATGTTTCTTGAATAGCTTAAATGTAGAATACAACTCAGGAGCATATCGTCTATTTTTAATTAGGCCTTTTCAACGATTAACCTTTCTTATGTCAAAATGGTTTTCTCTTTCTGTAATGGTATTACTCTACTTATTTGTTGTTCTTTTTATTGGCATAGTACTTGGGTTGGTGTTTTTTAAAGCAGATGATGCTTTTACTTTCTACGGTCAACAAAAGACCTCTATAGAAGCAATATTCTATACGGTACAAGTATATGGATTGTTTTTTATTATTCAAATGTGTGGTTTAGCTATTGCTAGTTTAATAAGTATCATAATTTCAAATGCAGTTATTAGCTTTTTCCTTCTGATTGGAATTTACATCGGCTGCTTGTACATAAGTCAGTTATCGTTCTTTTTATTATCCGTTCAAAGTATCTTCCATGCTCTCAGCACAGGAAGTAACAGTTTATACGTCCTGATTCTAGGTATCATGATTATTAGTGTTAGCGTTTGTATAAGCATTTGGAATAAAAAAGAATTTACATGTTAATAAAAGGATAGAAGGGAGGTTTACCATGATTATGTTAGAAGCTAAAGGAATTGAGAAAGTTTATAAAACTAATTTTCAAGAATATCCAGTTTTAAATAATGTCAACTTAACTGTTCATGAAGGAGATTTTGTAGGGATTATGGGACCTTCAGGGAGTGGAAAGTCTACACTTTTAAATGTGCTTTCCTCTCTTGATTTTCCTTCAAATGGAGAAATTACAATTAAGGGACAGAATTTAACTAATATGAATAGTGATCAATTAAGCAATTATCGTCGCGAAAATATTGGTTTTATTTTTCAAAATTACAATTTGTTAGATCACTTAACAATTGAAGAAAATATTCTTCTACCCGCAGCTTTAAGAATGGGGAGCAAAAAGGGTGTTAGGGATAAACTCGAAACATTAGTGAATGAACTAAATATTGAACCGCTTTTGCCAAAGTATCCCTATGAAATCTCTGGGGGACAACAGCAAAGAGCTGCTATTATTCGTTCGTTAATTAACGATCCTTATCTGTTATTTGCTGATGAACCGACGGGAAATCTAGATTCAAAATCTGCTTATGATGTATTGAATATACTAAAAACATTGAATGAAACACATAAATCAACAATCTTAATGGTAACTCACGACTCTGTAGCTGCTAGTTTTTGCAACAGGGTCATATTTTTGAAAGATGGCAAGATTGTTCATGAGATGCAACGTTCCCATGAAGAAAAGCAATTCAGTTTCAATCAACGTATACTACTCTATATCTCTAAGGAAGTGGGGGAGAATGATGTCAATATTTTCACTCGCACTTAAAAATATAACTCGCAATCTTTCACTGTATATAGTGTATCTTGTAAGTTGTATTCTATCAGTTACAATTTTTTATATGTACGCAGCATTTCTTTCATATCCAAAAGTTTCTGGAATAGAGCAACTGTTAATTGCGTGTGAATTCATCATCTTGCTATTTTCATGCTTTTTCATTTCATATTCTTATGACCATTTTCTTACTGAACGGAAAAAGGAAATTGGTATTTGGAAAACATTCGGAGCTTCAAAAAAACAATTATTTATTATCATAGTTTTAGAAAATTCGATAATTGGAGCAATTTCTATCTTAATTGGGATTATGATTGGTATAGTACTATCCAAAAGCTTTTTTGATTTCATCGGGAAATCTCTCTTCTTAAGCGAGTCATTTTCCTATTTCTTCTCTCCAATTGCTACCTTTTTTACAGTTATTTTGTTTGGAGTTCTGTTCTTTTTTGTTTCATTGCGTAGTTATTATAAAATCGGACGCATTTCTGTTTTGGAATTATTTCAAGAGACAAGAAAACCAAAGGATTTACCTAGGTTTTCAAAGAAGAAATTCATTATTTCCCTGTTAATTTTGGTTATTTCTTATGTTTTTATCCTTAATGCATCTTTACCCGTACTATTATTCTCTTTTCTACCTGTAGCTGCTCTTTTATTATTAGGAACGTACCTTTTTTGTTCGCACGGATTAGTAGGAACTGTATCCTATTTAATCAATAAAGAAAAAAAGCATTTAAATGGCATTCGAATGCTAATATTTATAAGTCTAAGGAAAAAACTTTATTATAATGCTAAAATTATCTTCCTTGTTTCAATACTCTTATCAATGATAATGATATTAATCAGCTCCATATATTTATATTCAGAGTTGAATGATCAAAGAATGCGAAATAGCCACCCACAGCCAGCTATATTTATTGTTGATAAAAAACAAGAGAATACACTAGAATCTGCTTTAGAGAAAAACTTCAAAGGAGAGGTTGAGGGATTTCATAAGAAAAAATGGGAAGGTATATTACTGAATTCATCAAAGGGAGAAGGTAAAACCTTTATACTACAAACAGATTCATTCTTTATAAAGGACTGGACAGAAACAAAAAAAGATAACCTGTTATTTAGTAAAAAAAATGAGAATATCGATAAGTTGCATATCCAAACAAATAACGGTAATACAGAATTGATAGTAAAAAATATGGTCGAAAAACAGGCGATTAACTCGGTATCTCGGATAGATAATGTAGCTTTTGTACCAGCAGATACTTTTAATGAATTAGAGAAGGGATCATTACCTACTCAACATGTTTCATTTTACACATTAGATTTCAAGGAAAATAATAAGGGTTATAGTGCACTAAAAAAATTATTTGAGACACTCCCTTTAGAGATAAAGGAACAGTCCAGTGTTCGTCTTCTACATTATGAAAATACAGTTCAATTAACTTCAGTTTTATGGATAATAGCATTATTTATCGGTTTTATCTTGTTAATTGCTTTATCCAGTCTTCTTTGGTTTAAGTTATATGAAGATATATCTAATGATAGAAAAATATTTCACTCTTTAAGAAAAATCGGTTTGAATTTCAATGAAATAAAAAAAACATTAAGGGTTCAAATTGCTATAATTTTCTTTGTACCAATTATTCTGGGGGGGATAAATCTATTTATAGCAATCTACGCCTTGCAAAATATATTGGGAGGAATTAAAATTTACTCAATAATATTAATATTTTTTATTTTCTTAGTCTTCCAATTAATATTTTTCTTCATTTCAAACCACTATTACTATAAAAAAGTTGTTCATGAAAAGAATATTAATTAACAAGAAAATATATTTTACAAAATAATAAGATTTTTAATCTAAACTAGAAAGGAGTGTTTTTTTTTGAATGGAACGATTCTTGTTGTAGATGATGAGTCAGAAATTGTAGATGTACTCTCTGATATATTCTCTGATCGTGATTATAAAGTTCTCAAGGCCTACAATGGAGAACAAGCGCTAGATCATTTAAAAACACAAGTTGATTTAGTCATTTTAGATATTATGATGCCTAAAATGGACGGTTTTGAATTTTGTAAGGTCGTTCGTGAACAAATAAAATGCCCGATTCTATTTTTGAGTGCTAAACATTCAGAAATAGATAAAGTAAAAGGCTTTACTTTAGGTGGAGATGACTATATTACAAAACCATTCCAAGTTAAGGAGCTAATTGCACGTGTTGAGGCCCACTTGAGGCGTGAGAAAAGAGAACGTGTAAACTTGCAAAATCAACGTTTCTTAGGAAACTTGACCATTAACTATTCACAGCATGATGTTTTCATTGATGGAGTAAAAATAGATGTAACGAGTAAAGAGTTTAAAATATTAGAGCTTTTAACGGTAAATCTAGGACAAATCTTTTCTAAGGAACAAATTTATGAAAAAATTTGGGGGCTGGATGCAGTTGGGGATCTCAATACAATAATAGTACATATTAATAACTTAAGAGCTAAGTTAAGTTTAGGTATGTCAACTTACCATATTAAAACCGTATGGGGAGTTGGCTATAAGTTGGAGAAATGTTAATGTTAAAAAAATTATCGTTGAAAAACCAATTTATTCTAACATTTGCAGCTGTAATATTTTTAAGTATTGTCAGTACGGTTTGTACGTTAATTTTAATATACTCTTTTCTTTTTATTTATAATGAAAAATCTGTTTTACCTGCCAACCATTATGAAAAACAAGTGCCCAGCATTGAAAAATTTGTAGAAATGAATGGGGATAAAATAGTAGATTTATCCTATCAAAAAAAACTAGAGAAAGTGATTCCAATGCAAGGAATTACTTATCAAGTTATGAATACGAATGGAAATAGATTATATGGTACATTGAGCGATGAATTATTGAAAAATGATAAAGAAGTGTATCATAAAATAAATACATCTACTCAAAATGGTAAACTAATTACAAAATACATTCCAATTATAAGTAATGGTAAACTAGTTGGTGTGCTTGCTGTACGATACATATTAGCTGCATCTATTGATTATTACATAGAATATGTATTTATTATTGCTTTTCTTGTTCCTTTTATATTTTTAACGCTTTATTCTTATTTATTAGCTAAGCGTTTAGGAAAACAGTTGAATAAACCTATCAAAGAGGTAATAATGGCCTCACAAAAAATTAAAAACAAGGATTTAGACTTTGAAATAAAATATGAAAGTGAAAATGAAATAGGTATATTAATTGATTCTTTCAATAGTATGAAGGAAGAATTAAAAAATTCATTGTATGTTCAATGGAAATTAGAACAGGAACGTCGGGATATGGTTGCTTCCATTGCACATGATTTGCGAACACCGTTAACTATTATTTTGTCTCATGTAGAAGTATTAATGGAACCCATGCCAAATAATCAAAAACGGATTCATCACTACTTGCAAACAATTAAGAATAATACAGAAAGAGTATTGCATTTAACAGAAGAAATGAGGAGAGTCTCTGAAGTGGACAACCCTGATTTCACTCTTATGATTTGTAATATAGCTCCAGCTGAAATGATTCCAGAAATGCTTGAAGAGTTTAAGGAATTGGCAGAAAATGAAGATATACAATTAACCTATACTTTACTTATTAAATCAGAAGAAAAAAATCTTAAGTTTGCACTTGATCCGAATCGTTTGCATCAAATTCTTACGAATATTATTTCTAATAGCATTCGTTTTACTCCAAAAAAAGGAAGAATTGATGTGCAAGTGGAGGTGAAAAAAGACGTTATGTCTTTTTCTATCTCGGATTCTGGAGTTGGATTTAATACAAAAGATATTCCGTTTTTATTTAGTAAATTCTACCAAGGTGACCTTTCAAGGTCAAATCAACTACATCATGGACTTGGTTTGTATATCGTGGAAAAATTGGTTAAAAAACACGGTGGAGAAATTCATGCTGAAAATAATGAGATTCAAGGGGCATGCATTTCATTCACGATACATTCTCTTTTTAGTAACGAAAAAAGGAACTATGAATTGTCATAGTTCCTTTTCATTATTTAATAGCATTATATACGTCCAGCTGTCCGTTCCCCCAAGAGGCTTTATCAGGTGCTATATCTTTCTTTATTCCGTTTTTGTAAAGGTGTGAAATTGATCTTTTCGGTTGATTTTTAAAATTATAGTGATTGATAATTAGAGCTAGTGTAGCGGATACTTTCGGAACTGCCATTGATGTACCAGCGGCAAATAAGTATCTTCCAGTATTAAAAGTTGTCAGTACTTCCTCTTGTCGGAAAAGACCAGTATTCCACCATACCTCTTCGCCATATTGTTGCCATAAACGATAATCTCCTCCTGGAGCAGATATGTCAATGACCCCTTCTCCGTAATTAGAGAATACAGAACGTTGTCCGGTTGGACCGGTTGATGATACTGTTACTACACCTGGTAATTCCCCAGGTGCTTCTATTCCTACACCAGTAAATATTTTCCCCTCTTTTTCATATTTTTGTTTAAGAAAGTTATTTAGCTCCTGTTTATTAGCCACGTTTACAGAATCATTTCCTGCAGAAGCTACTACTACACTACCATGCTGATTGGCATATTCTATAGCACGTTTGTAACCTTCTACTTCTGCCCATCCATTGTCTACAAGTTTTCCATTTTCATAGACTTTTCCATTTACATAATAGGAACCAAGACTAAGGTTGATAACATCTACATCATCCTTAGCTGCTTCGATGATGGCATTAATGACCCAGGCTGCATCAGCTGATTTATTTCCAAATACACGATATGCTCTGATTCCCGTATCAGGAGCAACGCCTTTTAATTCCCCATTTGCAGCAATAGATCCTGAAACGAGAGTTCCATGGCCATTGATATCATTTATATTATTAATATCACCTGTCTCTTCAGGTTCAGTACCTCTCAATCCTCCCTTTGGAACGAAGTTTTTAGATCCAGGAATAAGATTTTTTACTAAGTCAGGATGATCCACATCGACTCCCGAATCAATAATTCCAACAACCACATTATGAGAGCCAGTTTCTTTTTTATAACTTTCTCCATTATGAGTAATTTCCTTCATGTCCCATTGCATATCCCATAAGGGAGGTAGGTTTGTATCTAATGTTTTTGTTGAAAGAGTTGATAAATTAGGCATTTTTATGGAATGAGGAACCTCTGGTTTTTCGACTTGCAAAGAAGGATTAACTGATTCAAATAAGGGAGATTGATTTTTAGAAATTTGTGTATCTCCTTTGAATTGAATGAGTCCTATCTCCGGGACAGTATAAGTAATTTCTCCATTCTCCTTTTTTATCTCAGTGATGCCTTGCTCAAATTTTGATGGGTCTTTTAATAAAACGGTGTAATATTGCTTAGGTTTTTCCTGAGCATGTCCTACATTAGAAAGTAAAAAACACGTTAACGCGGTTGAAATGACAGTGATTGCTTGTTTTTTCATAATTATCCCCTTACTTTTATAAATTGGAGGTAGAATTTGAAGATGAACCGCAGAACAAGGCCCTATTGCCCACTTTATAATTCCACTTAGATCCTATAAATAAGGTAACAAATCATTCGGAATTTCAAATCTGTATATACCGTACATATAAGTGGTATTTAGCGCAATATTACTTTCTTTGGAGTTACTTTAAAAACAGAAGCATAATTCTTTTGGTGGAGAAGCCATCAATTTTTTGTTCTAATGAGTGAATGAAATTAAAAAAGTATCCTAAAGTAAATAGGGGGTATCTGTATTTAGGTCTTTATTCAGTAGGGAACTTATTGTTTTTGTATTTGAAGGTTATAAATATGTATAGCAATAGCAATAAAAATGAAATGTGAATTTAAATATTTAGGAGAGTGTATGATGGGATATCTAAGAGTTTTCACCTTAAGGGATGGTCGTGAAAAAGCAATAATAGTAGAGCCATGGCGTTTATTTAAAGAAGAAATGAATGTTTTAGGAATCAAAGATTCGGATGCGTTCTAAATTCATCTAATCGAGTATAAAAAAGAAAAGCAATTTACTAGACAGAATATGAGACAGAAATGAATCGTGTTATGTATAAATATCATAATTACGCACATGTTATATACGAATAAAATGGAGGTGTAATTATGAATATTCAAAGACACGAAAACAATAATAATGAAATTCATATTTCCGCTGCTGCAAGTGCAATCGAGCAGATGAAATGTGAATTTGCTCGTGAACTAGGGATTACACTTGGTCCAGAAACATCTGCGCGTGCTAATGGTTCTGTTGGTGGAGAAATTACTAAGCAAATTGTTCAAATGGGTGAGGAACAATTAATGGGACAATATAGATTGCATCAACATACCATATAAGCAATTAAAAAATATCCTTTCTTTAAACGAAAGGTATTTCTCCTATATTTTTACATTAATTTCAAAAATATAGAATCTATACAAAAAAATGAAGGATCATATTAGTTTATAACGCATTATAGGTATCTAAATGTCTTGAATTCGTTTTGAGGTAAAATGAATGGTTTGAAAGGTTTTAAAACATGAATTGTCTTTCCCTGTAGTTAAAGTGTATGATTTCACTTATTTTGAACAAATTCCCCCTTTAATTATTTGCATGTTATTCTTTATATAGACAACCTAATGTTTGTATAATATATTTCTACTTATCTGTTAATTATTACATCTTTTCATTATATATGGGGTGAGGAGGGAAGGGGTACACATGCATATGAAGCTCTAGACACATTCGTAATTTCGCAAAGTTGATTTACAGTCATATTTCCTTCTTTATATAGCTTTACTGCATAATTCATTCCTGCGTGATTTTCATGATACTTCTTTAAACGACCTTTAAACTTTCCTTCTTTTTTTGCAAACTCAATCCCTTCACGTTGTCGCATACGAATAAGATCTCGCTCTAATTGGTTAACACCAGCCATTACAGTAATTAAGAACTGGCTGTATCGATTATCTTCTGATAAATCTAGCTATGTATCCTTTAGTGATTTTAAGCTCGCTTTTTTACCTCGTATAAACTCAATTAATTTAAACAAATCCTGTGTGTTACGAGTGATCCGAGTTAAGTTTGTAACATAAATAATGTCACCTTCCTGTAAATCCTCTAACATTTTTTGAAGTTGCTCGCGATCCTTTGTTGCTCCAGAAACTTTTTCTTCAAAAATAATATCCATTCCAATTTCGTTCAGTTGCTGAAATTGCCTTGAAGGGTTCTGGCTAGTCGAACTGACATGTATATAACCGATTTTCCGCAAAACATCACCCCCTTTTTGAGATTAAGTCTTATGAGACGCTCTTAACTAAGATTTTATAAGTCTACTATAATTGTATCAATAGAGTACACTCTATTGGGATGGATTTAAAATATATACGATTCAAAGACCAGTTTAAATATGGAGTGCTTCTAATTTGAAAAAGTAAAAAAACAACGTGGAGTCGCTAATAGATTAGGATTTGCCATACAAATTGCTTACTTACGTTTTCCAGGAAGACCATTATCTGAGAATGGAAAATATGATTAATGCTACTCTTATTAACAATGCAAAGGGAACCTGCTACATTCTCATATGCAATATTACATATAAGAATGTATTGATAATAATGTAAGCGCTTACTATAATAAAAACATAAAGATAAATCACATCTTAGCAACAACAAAAAAGGAGGAAATAATATGGAAATCGCAATGGCAGTTTTGAAATTTGTAGGTGGCGTAATCCCGTTAATTCAAGAACTTTTGAAAGCATTTATGTAGGTTTATTAGTTAGCTATCATTTATCAATCATTATCATATCTTACTAAAAAAAGAACGGGGTGATTTTTCTGAATATTAAGAAAAACACTAAAAGAAGAAAGTTCCTTGCGTGTTTATTAGTTAGTCTATGCACTATTAATTATTCATCTATTTCCTTCGCAGAAACACAAGTAGGTAATGCAACTGATGTAACCAAAAATGCTAGTGGCATTGATACTGGTATAGCAAATCTTAAATATAATAATCAAGAGGTTTTAGCTGTAAATGGTGATAAGGTAGAGAGTTTTGTTCCGAAAGAAAGTATCAATTCAAATGGTAAATTTGTAGTAGTGGAACGCGAGAAAAAATCACTTACAACTTCACCAGTCGATATTTCGATTATTGATTCTGTGGTGAATCGTACGTATCCAGGAGCGGTACAACTTGCAAATAAAGCTTTTGCAGACAATCAACCTAGTTTATTAGTGGCTAAGAGAAAGCCTTTGAATATTAGTATAGACTTACCTGGCATGAGAAAAGAAAATACAATTACTGTCCAGAATCCGACATATGGTAATGTGGCTGGAGCAGTGGATGATTTAGTATCTACTTGGAATGAAAAGTATTCTAAAACACATACGTTACCTGCAAGAATGCAGTATACAGAATCTATGGTTTATAGTAAATCACAAATCGCAAGTGCCCTTAACGTTAACGCTAAATA
It encodes:
- a CDS encoding lanthionine synthetase C family protein, producing the protein MQLTTEKKSFWLQGISIEKRNKALKLVRDIAEQLKDPMYVEKIVMEPDNIPNGGTLHPWDPITLSHGYPGTIMLFAELDRQFPKEGWDLIAHSHLVEIQKAIEKQGVNSISMFGGVSGIAYATSYASRNYERYHIFLQKLNEFVLSQLHLVLNYGKEECGVHPFMYDTIQGATGVGRYLLQNIQLESNLEALKQILNCFINMSNDIEVNGEVLPGWYVPYTNQFLETDKILFPDGNFNCGHAHGMPGPLSLMALAIEQGIEVPGQKQAIRKMIDWLIKWQDEGSWPARLSFKEVVNDQSYHVYPKRKGWCYGNPGVARALYLAGRSLKDQKAMKIALSSYQDTLLQSEEEWDLSSPTFCHGRAGLLQMSIRMAKDEDGEISMQSITKLIDYVMDAYDPQAPFGFKDLQSNEQTSNELNKVGLLEGVSGVLLTLLSLSAVEEPWWDGVFLIS
- a CDS encoding flavoprotein, which gives rise to MNQMNQLLNSKKILVGVSGSIAVAGIFQYLAILKANFSEVKVIMTKSAIKLIPAETVKLYCNEVFIDEELTLSGKPGHVELARWADLLMVLPATGNTISKVAHGLADDLLSTVILAHDKPVLFFPNMNKLMWEKKVVQNNVKLLKEYDHIVIPPLKTTAFEIATMSLKPNYVLPNNQEVLHILFKEFEKRKSVTVHETVEMH
- a CDS encoding ABC transporter ATP-binding protein; this encodes MNNEIVLEANHLTKTVGGKTIVNDFSTKIYKGDICGFLGPNGAGKTTVMRMFTGLIRPTKGVIKISGQDVNQNRQQALMNMGAIIESPIFFPYMTGRKMLQNLARLYPALSRKEQLEQVEAILSIVRLTDDADVKIKNYSLGMRQRLGIAQALLGDPDVILLDEPANGLDPMGMRELRELILELREKKNLTFFISSHLLDEIQQMCDRLVIIRNGKLITQGRKEELITDPTKRLEDVFVEMMTS
- a CDS encoding ABC transporter permease is translated as MRGLFISEFERLWTQKITWIILFFLPLMVVASVKYYLNWNQHTSPGRPDYVTALNFPIISISEHLVVSFNIIAIILISTVIAHEVENGQLRMILIRPFSTSQLFVAKLATILTTMFLYLTLFWIFNSIAGYLFFPKVDTLITFIDETKVSIAGAILYNLKYFFACFITMICIVSVFTLIGALSRSTMITLGSGVAFIFFAIAIPQILEFSSQTIISANTVLHLMYMSIVKIQHTGIAFLLSSSNSINIYIVIVEAIYIFLFGMFAYLSFVKRDYFI
- a CDS encoding ABC transporter permease, which encodes MKALVISEWERLWNQKKSKWMLGIFTVIVFLQAWFLKYYGVGIYNDGQQVPLNSWNFSWFLLKESSFLITLIFMPVCFLNSLNVEYNSGAYRLFLIRPFQRLTFLMSKWFSLSVMVLLYLFVVLFIGIVLGLVFFKADDAFTFYGQQKTSIEAIFYTVQVYGLFFIIQMCGLAIASLISIIISNAVISFFLLIGIYIGCLYISQLSFFLLSVQSIFHALSTGSNSLYVLILGIMIISVSVCISIWNKKEFTC
- a CDS encoding ABC transporter ATP-binding protein — encoded protein: MIMLEAKGIEKVYKTNFQEYPVLNNVNLTVHEGDFVGIMGPSGSGKSTLLNVLSSLDFPSNGEITIKGQNLTNMNSDQLSNYRRENIGFIFQNYNLLDHLTIEENILLPAALRMGSKKGVRDKLETLVNELNIEPLLPKYPYEISGGQQQRAAIIRSLINDPYLLFADEPTGNLDSKSAYDVLNILKTLNETHKSTILMVTHDSVAASFCNRVIFLKDGKIVHEMQRSHEEKQFSFNQRILLYISKEVGENDVNIFTRT